One region of Acidobacteriota bacterium genomic DNA includes:
- a CDS encoding peroxiredoxin, which produces MEKKMPLIGDKFPRLEVQTTQGALTLPDAFAGKWFILFSHPADFTPVCTTEFVAFQKRYDEFKKLDCELIGLSVDQVFSHIKWVEWIRDKLDVEIKFPIISDTGKVSSLLGLIHPGKGTNTVRAVFIVDPKAVIRAILYYPQELGRNMDEILRMVKGFQISDKHKVAIPANWPNNELVKDEVIVPPPLDEKTAKERTKKYTCFDWWFCHKKLT; this is translated from the coding sequence ATGGAGAAAAAGATGCCGCTTATTGGGGATAAGTTCCCCAGGCTTGAGGTACAAACGACCCAGGGGGCTCTCACCCTTCCCGATGCCTTTGCCGGTAAATGGTTCATTCTGTTCAGCCACCCGGCTGATTTCACCCCGGTATGCACCACCGAGTTTGTCGCTTTCCAGAAGAGGTATGACGAGTTCAAGAAATTGGATTGCGAGTTAATTGGTCTGAGCGTGGACCAGGTGTTCTCCCATATTAAATGGGTTGAGTGGATCAGGGACAAGCTCGATGTCGAGATCAAGTTCCCCATCATATCGGATACGGGAAAGGTCTCTTCCCTTCTCGGACTTATCCATCCGGGGAAGGGGACGAACACAGTACGAGCGGTCTTCATCGTCGATCCCAAAGCGGTGATAAGAGCTATCCTCTACTATCCGCAGGAGCTTGGGCGGAATATGGATGAGATACTGCGGATGGTGAAAGGCTTCCAGATATCGGATAAACATAAGGTCGCTATCCCGGCGAACTGGCCCAACAACGAACTGGTGAAGGACGAGGTTATCGTACCACCTCCGCTCGATGAGAAGACGGCGAAGGAAAGGACTAAGAAGTACACCTGCTTCGATTGGTGGTTCTGCCACAAAAAGTTAACATAA
- a CDS encoding desulfoferrodoxin, translated as MTKRFQIHKCEVCGNIVEVLHPGKGQLVCCGQPMKLFEEQTEEQGYEKHVPVIEKTEKGLKVKVGSIPHPMEEKHHIEWVQLIADDRSYRKFLTPGDAPEAIFEIETEKVSAREFCNIHGLWKGGS; from the coding sequence ATGACCAAGAGGTTTCAGATTCATAAATGTGAGGTCTGCGGGAACATCGTAGAGGTGCTCCACCCGGGAAAAGGGCAGCTTGTCTGCTGTGGCCAGCCGATGAAGCTCTTCGAGGAACAGACGGAGGAGCAGGGTTATGAAAAGCATGTTCCCGTAATTGAGAAAACCGAAAAGGGGCTTAAGGTAAAGGTGGGGAGCATTCCTCACCCGATGGAGGAAAAGCACCATATCGAGTGGGTTCAGCTGATCGCCGATGATAGGTCCTACCGCAAGTTCTTGACCCCGGGCGATGCCCCCGAGGCTATCTTCGAGATCGAGACGGAGAAGGTCTCCGCTCGGGAGTTCTGCAACATCCACGGGTTATGGAAGGGAGGTTCTTGA
- a CDS encoding ferritin: MIGKRMERAFNEQIKNELESAYLYFSMAAYFHSLGLDGMANWMRAQTIEEIVHAMKFFNHINERGGRVELPALSKPKKEWASPLEAFKDAYEHEKFITSTINELVELAEKEKDYPAKALLQWFVTEQVEEEDSTLKVVQMLERIGDSGNGLLMLDRELGKRKATLSSDTAGEGQ; this comes from the coding sequence ATGATCGGGAAGAGGATGGAGCGTGCGTTTAACGAGCAGATAAAGAATGAACTTGAATCCGCTTACCTCTATTTCTCGATGGCTGCTTATTTCCATTCACTCGGCTTGGATGGGATGGCGAACTGGATGAGAGCGCAGACCATAGAGGAGATCGTTCATGCGATGAAGTTCTTCAATCACATCAATGAGCGCGGTGGCAGGGTGGAGCTTCCCGCCCTTTCAAAGCCAAAGAAGGAGTGGGCATCTCCTCTTGAGGCGTTCAAGGATGCTTACGAACACGAGAAGTTTATCACCTCTACCATAAACGAGCTGGTCGAGCTTGCCGAAAAGGAAAAGGATTATCCGGCGAAAGCCCTTCTTCAATGGTTCGTTACCGAGCAGGTGGAGGAGGAGGATTCCACCTTGAAGGTGGTGCAGATGCTTGAGCGAATCGGCGATTCCGGAAATGGCCTTTTGATGCTCGACAGGGAATTGGGAAAGAGAAAGGCAACCCTCTCCTCGGATACCGCAGGGGAGGGACAATGA
- a CDS encoding flavodoxin domain-containing protein — protein MSEVFKAVEISENVYWVGAIDWAIRDFHGYSTKRGTTYNAYLILADKVTLIDTVKAPFKDELIARIASVIEPEKIDYIVSNHSEMDHSGALPEVIELAKPEKVFTSAMGVKTLAEHFHSQERLVPVKDGESISLGNMKLTFIETKMLHWPESMFSYLADEGILFSQDAFGMHLATSERFADEVPSDILEFEGAKYFANILLPFSSFVLKLLERVTKLALGIKMIAPDHGPIWRKDIGRILDLYGIWANQKPTMKAVIAYDTMWGSTALMARAIGEGIASSGGSIKLMPLRSSHRSDVATEILSAGALVVGSPTINNNMFPTVADLLCYLKGLKPQNLVGASFGSYGWSGEAVRQVEDILKAMKVEVVGEGIKVKYVPDRDALKECRSFGALIGKRIKEKVG, from the coding sequence ATGAGTGAAGTTTTTAAAGCGGTTGAGATAAGCGAGAATGTCTATTGGGTAGGGGCGATCGATTGGGCGATCCGCGACTTTCATGGTTACTCCACTAAAAGAGGAACCACCTACAATGCCTACCTCATTCTCGCCGACAAGGTGACCCTGATCGATACGGTGAAGGCTCCGTTTAAGGATGAGCTCATCGCCCGTATCGCCTCGGTCATTGAGCCAGAAAAGATAGACTATATAGTTTCCAATCACTCAGAGATGGACCATTCCGGGGCACTCCCCGAGGTAATAGAGCTGGCAAAGCCGGAGAAGGTATTCACCTCTGCGATGGGGGTGAAGACCCTCGCCGAGCATTTCCATTCTCAAGAGAGGCTAGTTCCGGTTAAAGATGGGGAAAGCATCAGTTTGGGCAATATGAAGCTCACCTTTATCGAGACCAAGATGCTTCATTGGCCCGAGAGTATGTTCAGCTACCTGGCTGATGAGGGGATCCTCTTCTCTCAGGATGCCTTCGGGATGCACCTTGCCACCAGCGAACGGTTTGCCGATGAGGTACCAAGCGACATTCTGGAGTTCGAAGGGGCGAAGTATTTCGCCAACATCCTTCTTCCTTTCTCCTCATTTGTGTTGAAGCTTCTTGAACGGGTGACGAAACTCGCTCTTGGCATAAAGATGATAGCGCCGGACCATGGACCGATCTGGCGGAAGGATATCGGGCGGATACTCGACTTATATGGGATATGGGCAAACCAGAAACCGACGATGAAGGCGGTGATCGCCTACGATACGATGTGGGGTAGCACTGCTCTTATGGCACGGGCTATCGGTGAGGGGATTGCTTCCTCTGGTGGAAGCATCAAATTGATGCCTCTTCGTTCCTCTCACCGGAGCGATGTCGCCACCGAGATACTTTCTGCTGGTGCCCTGGTGGTAGGTTCGCCTACTATAAACAACAATATGTTCCCTACGGTGGCGGATCTCCTCTGTTACCTTAAGGGGCTTAAGCCTCAAAATTTGGTGGGGGCTTCTTTTGGCTCGTATGGCTGGAGTGGTGAAGCGGTGAGACAGGTCGAGGATATCCTTAAGGCGATGAAGGTGGAGGTGGTGGGCGAGGGCATCAAGGTGAAGTATGTCCCGGATAGAGATGCCCTCAAGGAGTGCAGATCCTTTGGAGCCTTGATCGGCAAGAGGATAAAGGAGAAGGTGGGATGA
- a CDS encoding cupin domain-containing protein → MKRWRCTVCGYIHQGEEPPDKCPNCGAPREKFVEVSPDFAKLHMHYGEKVSYGDEVDVNPFFGDYQAIAPYIYNLPVGKRVPLHKHPTTDELFFVLKGRIKFRVGDKEIVAVKGDLVQGRMDIPHSFENIGDEPAFFLSVKGPKPVDLVMLEDTKEGK, encoded by the coding sequence ATGAAAAGATGGCGTTGTACCGTATGTGGCTACATCCATCAGGGGGAAGAGCCACCGGATAAGTGCCCCAACTGCGGTGCCCCGCGGGAAAAATTCGTGGAGGTGTCCCCCGATTTTGCGAAGCTACATATGCATTACGGAGAGAAGGTCTCTTATGGGGATGAGGTGGATGTAAATCCCTTCTTCGGGGATTACCAGGCTATCGCCCCTTACATCTACAATCTTCCGGTGGGAAAGAGGGTTCCCCTCCACAAGCATCCTACTACCGATGAGCTCTTCTTCGTTCTTAAGGGAAGGATCAAGTTCAGGGTGGGAGATAAGGAGATAGTAGCGGTAAAGGGTGATCTTGTTCAGGGGAGGATGGATATCCCCCATTCCTTTGAGAACATCGGGGATGAACCCGCGTTCTTCCTCTCGGTCAAGGGACCAAAGCCGGTGGACCTGGTAATGCTCGAGGATACAAAGGAGGGGAAGTGA
- a CDS encoding flavin reductase produces the protein MDLKALWSISYGLYVVTSHSDGKLNGQIANTVFQVTAEPARLAVSINKENLTHEYIAKSGAFAVSILDEDTPVEFIGLFGFKSGKEVDKLAQVTFKKGATGCPLVTDNALSILEAKVIDKLDMGSHTIFVGELVSAEVLRKGKPLTYAFYHEKKRGKSPKKAPTYRGNQ, from the coding sequence CTGGATCTTAAAGCCTTATGGAGCATAAGCTATGGACTATATGTAGTTACCTCCCATAGTGATGGTAAGCTGAACGGACAGATAGCGAATACCGTGTTTCAGGTTACTGCCGAGCCCGCTCGTCTTGCGGTGAGTATCAACAAGGAAAACCTGACCCACGAATACATTGCAAAAAGTGGCGCCTTTGCGGTATCCATCCTTGATGAGGATACTCCGGTGGAATTCATCGGGCTTTTCGGCTTCAAGTCGGGAAAGGAGGTGGATAAGCTCGCCCAAGTGACCTTTAAGAAGGGGGCTACTGGCTGCCCCTTGGTGACCGATAACGCACTCTCTATCTTAGAGGCGAAGGTGATAGATAAGCTTGATATGGGCAGTCATACCATATTTGTGGGTGAACTTGTCTCTGCTGAGGTGTTGAGGAAAGGAAAACCCCTTACCTATGCCTTCTACCACGAGAAGAAGAGAGGCAAGAGCCCGAAGAAGGCGCCAACCTATAGGGGGAATCAATAA
- a CDS encoding rubredoxin: protein MKKYICDVCGYVYDPAEGDPDNNIAPGTPFEDLPDDWVCPICGAGKDEFSPEE, encoded by the coding sequence ATGAAGAAGTATATTTGCGATGTATGTGGCTATGTTTACGATCCTGCGGAAGGGGATCCCGATAATAACATAGCCCCAGGGACCCCATTTGAGGATCTCCCCGATGATTGGGTCTGTCCCATTTGTGGTGCGGGGAAGGATGAATTTTCGCCTGAGGAGTAG
- a CDS encoding arsenate reductase ArsC produces MYGTLKILFLCGKNSCRSQMAEGWTRHLKGDEIEPYSAGITPHRLDPLAVKVMAEAGVDISHQRSKPIDEVKNIGFDYVITVCSEAEENCPLFPGGVKLCHIYFDDPPELVSSLKDEEEALFHYRRVRDEIRKFVEKLPEILAELCL; encoded by the coding sequence CTGTATGGGACGCTCAAAATCCTATTCCTATGCGGTAAGAATTCCTGCCGTTCTCAGATGGCGGAGGGGTGGACGCGTCACCTCAAGGGTGATGAGATAGAACCTTATTCCGCAGGAATAACTCCTCACAGGCTTGATCCCCTTGCAGTCAAGGTAATGGCTGAGGCAGGGGTGGATATCTCCCACCAAAGATCGAAACCTATAGATGAGGTTAAAAACATCGGGTTCGACTATGTGATCACCGTCTGCAGTGAAGCGGAGGAGAATTGCCCCCTCTTCCCGGGTGGGGTCAAACTATGTCATATCTACTTCGATGATCCTCCTGAACTTGTCTCTTCTCTCAAGGACGAAGAGGAAGCACTCTTTCATTACCGCCGGGTCCGGGACGAGATAAGGAAATTTGTAGAGAAGCTGCCTGAGATACTTGCCGAGCTTTGCCTTTAA
- a CDS encoding class I SAM-dependent methyltransferase, with protein sequence MSPGSRDYVVCNLCGADEGRLLFHLRELPDGRREGIVRCERCGLVYRNIRESTAVIRQRYEQEYQPEDLSASRRALFRHYIKLLDNFRRLNRLLDIGAGHGFFLRLCTERSWECYGVEISKEAVTFAKEKFNLEIFEGSLEEAHYPDDFFDVVTLWNVLDHLPDPKATLVEVHRVLRPGGGLFLRFPNGAFQIACHKFFSFLGGVWERFGSFDPSVFHLYSFDRRSIERLLKETGFVKIAVSNSVLSLNDPSEGKFSFRKRVFAQLVYGFSNLVALLSWGRWLIGPSLFVSAEKPGG encoded by the coding sequence ATGTCACCAGGAAGCAGGGATTATGTAGTCTGTAACCTATGTGGTGCTGACGAGGGGAGGTTGCTCTTTCATCTTAGGGAGCTCCCTGATGGACGGAGAGAGGGGATTGTCCGTTGTGAAAGGTGTGGTCTTGTTTATCGGAATATTAGGGAGTCAACTGCCGTTATCCGTCAGCGTTATGAACAGGAGTATCAGCCAGAGGATCTCTCGGCGAGTAGGAGAGCGCTTTTTCGGCACTACATAAAATTGTTAGATAATTTCCGAAGGCTAAACCGCCTATTGGATATCGGCGCCGGGCACGGCTTTTTTCTCAGGCTCTGTACCGAACGCTCGTGGGAGTGTTATGGAGTGGAGATCTCGAAGGAGGCGGTGACTTTCGCCAAGGAAAAGTTCAATTTAGAGATATTTGAGGGCTCTCTTGAGGAGGCTCATTATCCCGATGATTTCTTCGATGTGGTCACTTTATGGAATGTCCTTGATCACTTGCCAGACCCAAAAGCCACATTGGTTGAGGTTCACCGGGTGTTGAGGCCCGGTGGCGGTCTTTTTCTTCGTTTTCCTAATGGAGCCTTCCAAATCGCCTGCCATAAATTCTTTTCCTTCCTCGGCGGTGTATGGGAGAGATTCGGTTCTTTCGACCCCTCTGTTTTTCATCTTTACTCCTTTGATAGGAGATCGATAGAGCGCCTTCTTAAGGAAACGGGATTTGTCAAAATTGCGGTGTCGAATTCGGTGTTATCTCTGAACGATCCTTCGGAAGGGAAGTTTAGCTTCAGGAAGAGGGTTTTTGCTCAACTGGTATATGGTTTTTCCAATCTGGTTGCTTTACTTAGTTGGGGGAGGTGGCTGATCGGTCCTTCTCTGTTCGTGAGCGCGGAAAAACCTGGCGGTTAA
- a CDS encoding ferritin encodes MGTKGREIIGVNVDKLIELLNKALADEWLAYYQYWIGAKVVVGPMRGAVVAELEEHAGDELKHAGMLVDRIIKLGGTPILKPEDWYKMTNCGYEAPADPSVRKVLEQNVKGEQCAIEVYSKLLDMVKDKDPITYNMVLDILEDEIEHEEDLEALLEDMRQMR; translated from the coding sequence ATGGGAACCAAGGGAAGAGAGATAATAGGGGTCAATGTGGACAAGTTGATAGAGCTTCTGAACAAGGCGCTTGCTGATGAGTGGCTTGCCTATTATCAATATTGGATTGGAGCGAAGGTAGTAGTAGGTCCTATGCGGGGAGCGGTGGTTGCCGAGCTTGAGGAGCATGCCGGGGATGAGCTTAAACACGCGGGGATGCTCGTTGATAGGATCATCAAGCTTGGGGGGACGCCGATCCTTAAGCCGGAGGATTGGTATAAGATGACCAATTGTGGCTATGAAGCTCCTGCGGATCCTTCGGTGAGGAAGGTTTTAGAGCAGAATGTGAAGGGTGAGCAGTGTGCCATTGAGGTTTATTCTAAACTGCTCGATATGGTTAAGGATAAGGATCCTATCACCTATAATATGGTTCTTGATATCCTTGAGGATGAGATAGAGCACGAGGAGGACCTCGAGGCTCTTTTAGAGGATATGAGGCAGATGAGATAA
- a CDS encoding DUF1284 domain-containing protein, translating into MRIRAHHLLCLQGFQGYGYSRDFVGTMAQVVKEINSSPHLEIEIIDKCDVICSSCPHQEKGICRRNPDSDERTRGTDGYILRRLGLKAGVRVKVEDIFHLANERLKNSSDIERICGKCGWREKCLWFLSQKNTSEDKNSLPPPKEKLL; encoded by the coding sequence ATGCGCATCCGAGCCCATCACCTCTTATGCCTTCAGGGGTTCCAAGGATATGGATATAGCCGGGATTTCGTAGGTACTATGGCTCAAGTGGTGAAGGAGATAAATTCCTCCCCCCATTTGGAAATAGAGATAATCGATAAATGTGATGTTATCTGTTCTTCTTGCCCTCACCAAGAGAAGGGAATATGCAGGCGGAATCCAGACTCTGATGAGAGGACAAGGGGGACAGATGGATATATCTTAAGGCGGTTAGGGTTAAAGGCAGGGGTGAGGGTTAAAGTTGAAGATATCTTTCATCTTGCCAATGAAAGGTTGAAAAACAGCTCCGATATCGAGCGTATATGCGGAAAGTGCGGGTGGAGAGAAAAATGTCTCTGGTTTCTCTCCCAGAAAAATACCTCGGAGGATAAAAACTCCCTCCCTCCTCCCAAGGAGAAGCTCCTCTAA
- a CDS encoding biotin transporter BioY: MQEVAVIERYLRARYLFFKWRYSLTAANKLILAFGMACLTGLLARIYIPLPFTPVPITGQVLGVLLSGVICGGLFGSISQMIYVGLGIAGMPWFAGGASGSLATFISPTGGYFIGFIIAPLIVGRYIDRYISARSFLSQLKYMMLGVGIIYLFGATVLALAIKAGFLEALVKGVIPFILVDLVKAVIAAAVSTSILPKASYNGEVDRSKYLHRKY, translated from the coding sequence ATGCAGGAAGTAGCAGTAATCGAAAGATATCTAAGGGCAAGATACCTGTTTTTTAAATGGCGTTATAGCTTAACCGCGGCAAATAAGCTCATACTCGCATTTGGGATGGCTTGCTTAACCGGACTTTTAGCCCGGATCTACATCCCCTTACCCTTTACCCCGGTGCCCATCACCGGTCAGGTTTTAGGCGTCCTCCTAAGTGGGGTAATCTGTGGCGGACTGTTTGGTTCGATCAGTCAGATGATCTATGTGGGTTTGGGGATAGCTGGAATGCCCTGGTTCGCCGGGGGGGCATCGGGCTCCTTAGCCACCTTCATCTCTCCTACGGGAGGGTATTTCATCGGTTTTATCATCGCTCCCCTGATAGTCGGGCGATATATAGATAGATATATCTCCGCTCGTAGCTTCCTCTCTCAGCTGAAGTATATGATGCTTGGGGTGGGGATCATTTATCTCTTTGGGGCAACTGTTCTGGCACTTGCTATAAAAGCTGGTTTCTTAGAGGCACTGGTTAAAGGGGTGATACCCTTCATCCTCGTCGATCTGGTGAAAGCAGTTATAGCTGCCGCTGTTAGTACCTCTATTCTTCCCAAGGCTTCGTATAACGGGGAGGTGGATAGGTCGAAATACCTCCATCGGAAATACTGA